CTCGCTGATGGGTAAGGTGGAGATTGATAAAAGCACCACGAGCCAATGAATCGCGGTGAGGGGTTCTTTCACCAATTAAATAAGGGAGAAATATCAAGCCATTGGTTCCAGCTATTCCCCGAGCAGCTTCTTCATCCAGTGTTGAATAATCGAAGGTGTGATGATTGTTGTCAAGAACTGATTTTTTAAACCAGCTTAAAGAGAGTCCAGCACAAAGCGACGCTCCCAATAAATGCCAGGTTTGAGGTACTGCGTGGCAAAAGGTATGAATTCTTAATAAGCTGTCAACAATAGGTTTTTGGATAGTAGTAAAAACCTGCCCACCAGTGCCGATTGTGATGAGGACTTCTCCTTCGTTGATAATCCCATTTCCCAATGCTGCACAATGTTGATCGCCGGCTCCGGCTATTACGAAAGCATCTCCCGTGATTCCCAGTTCTTTTTGAACTGATGGTGATACTTGTCCGATAATTTGGGCTGATTCGTAAATGGGAGGGAATAAGGATGACTTTAAATCAAGTTCTTTTATAATTTCTTCCGACCAGTTTCTCTGGTTGATATCAAAGAGAAGGGTAGAGGCAGCATCGGCGACATCCGATGATGGCGGGAGCCCTAATTTGATTTTAAGATAGTCCTTTGGCAACATAATCCAACGAGTTTTATTGTAAAGATCAGGATGATTGTTTTTGATCCAACACAAAGAAGCACCCATAAAACCAGTAGCTATATCGCTTCCGGCGATAGGGGCTAAACGGGACCTTAATTTTTCTCGTATGAAGTGTACTTCCTTTTCGCTTCTTTGATCTGCCCAGATGATAGCTGGACAAACGGATTTATAATTTTTATCCAACATAACCAAACCGTGCATTTGGCCTGAAAAACTTATCGCTTTGATTTCTCGATTTGAAACCAAATAAAGGACTTCCTGTAATGCTGAAAAGGTTTGTTTCCACCATTCTTCGGGATCTTGTTCGGCAAATCCTATTTGTGGGGTTAAGAGAGGATAATCCCGCTGTGCCAGGGAAAGAAGATGCCCTGCCTCATCATACAAAACTACTTTAACACTTTGAGTCCCTAAGTCGATTCCAATAAAAGAAGACATTGCGATCCTCCTCCCAAAAGGTATTAGTCAATTTAAGATTAGCATTCAATTTTAACCCTGGCAAGAGAAGATAATTGATAAAAATTCTCTGGAAAAATAATTGACATGAAACATTGAAA
The sequence above is drawn from the Candidatus Atribacteria bacterium ADurb.Bin276 genome and encodes:
- the xylB_12 gene encoding Xylulose kinase; this translates as MSSFIGIDLGTQSVKVVLYDEAGHLLSLAQRDYPLLTPQIGFAEQDPEEWWKQTFSALQEVLYLVSNREIKAISFSGQMHGLVMLDKNYKSVCPAIIWADQRSEKEVHFIREKLRSRLAPIAGSDIATGFMGASLCWIKNNHPDLYNKTRWIMLPKDYLKIKLGLPPSSDVADAASTLLFDINQRNWSEEIIKELDLKSSLFPPIYESAQIIGQVSPSVQKELGITGDAFVIAGAGDQHCAALGNGIINEGEVLITIGTGGQVFTTIQKPIVDSLLRIHTFCHAVPQTWHLLGASLCAGLSLSWFKKSVLDNNHHTFDYSTLDEEAARGIAGTNGLIFLPYLIGERTPHRDSLARGAFINLHLTHQRGDMVRAIMEGVSMAIKDSVSIFEELGIQGKKFIFAGGGAKSRLWRSILSSFLEHPLQTTKVKEEAATGAAILAMVGSGHFNSFNEAVEQMIRYDSPVNPQDQWFPVYRERYQTYRSLYPALKPFFPQ